Genomic DNA from Dissulfuribacter thermophilus:
AACTGGCAGACCGAGTTCCGCGTACTCAAGCGCATGATTTGGAGTCAGACCCACAGTATATTGAAGTTGCCCTTCTCCATTTGCGGGTTTCTTAAGGGCATTATTAGCCAGCTGGATAACTATATCCCCATATCCACACTCAGGAATATTTACATAGGTTGCTCCTGTTAAATCGATATTGGTACCATTGAAATCCTGATCAGGCGTCCTGTTTGCAGGGATTAGCAGGCCGTCACTGCTTATTGTCTGGTAACAGTTTCCTGGATATGTACACTGGTAGGACGAATAGGGAAGATTAGCATAGACATGCAATTGATTAGTCATTACATCGTACCAAGACTGTAACTGTTCACCTAGTTCCTTTTTCACAAGGCGATTGACCACATAGGTTCCATCTATGGACACATTGGAAAGCATAAGCCCTGTTCCATTAAGGCCCAGTTCAATTACTGGCATAGCCTCAGCATCCCTGAATCCACTTGGCTCAACATTAATTACGAGGTGACGGTCGTCAGTTAATGCCTTACCCGTCACTATCCAATCCAACGGTCTTCCAAAGATACTTTCTGTATGCACGGTTACATTTGCATCGGCAGCTAAATTACCCACAAATTGATTGTCACAGCCAGCGTATAGAATTATTTGATCTATCATACCATCACAGTTGGTGTCCATGGCAAAGGAATCAATATATGGCCTGCCGACCTTACATGATTCTATTGGAAATGGAGTTGTACTATTGTTATCTGCTATTAATCCAAATTCTCCTGCTGGTTGAGTATTCACCACTCCATTGTCTGAAAAGGCCACAGATCCACCTAATGTACAGTCAAAACAGTCAGTACATGAGGTAGGTGAGAGATACACATTGGTAGTGTTTCTCCAACTGTTGATTGATATGCCACTGATTTCATAGGCAGTGCTATTGGTGCCAACAACAAGATTGAAGTCCTCTGGATCAATAGAAGATGGATCTAAAATGCCTGACACCTCTACACGAATTGAACAACCCTCGAAAAATGCGCCAACAATCTTTGGCTCACAAAGATTAAATCGTTCAGGCCAAATATACAGTGGAATATGGTAGCCAAACATATCAAGATCAAGTGGATTGCCTGCTCCATCAGTGAGTTTACCCATGGAGTTCACTGAGACTGCAAAGGAAGAGGTACGCCCAATGTCATCAAAATAGCCTGCCTCAGCTACCTCTATCCACAAAGTTTTATCATTAATGAGCGTGATATTGTTTATCTGCCAGCTATATGGACGATTCCAAATACCAGATAGACGATCTGTCTTTATAGACATGGAGATGTCGTTTAGTATTGTTCCTGGCGTTTCTCCACCGAATCCGTCAGAATAATACAGTGCAAAATGATCAATCTGTTTATCACAATCTGTGTCGAATACGCCTAGTCTTACATTTGGCGCTGGACCTATATGTGTCTCACATTCTTCACAAGATGTTTTATTTACAGTTATACCGTCTGATGCTCTAATAACGCCATAATCACTGAGGCAGATATAGCCCTCATCGTTCCAATTCCAGCTGTAATTAATTATGTGCAGAGTTACGGAATTCCCGTTGATGTCTTCAATCTTGATCTCTTCGTCTGTCCCTTGCGCTGGAATTTTACGATTTTCAGGTACCCATAGATTAAAATCTGTATTGTCAACACTAGTTGGATCTATGGGCATATTGAATACCACCTGGATTCTATTTGTGTCTAAAAAGTATGCGTTAGTAATAAATAGTCCCTCTGGCTCCACCATGAGTCTAGCCGGTTCACTCCAGTTTGTGTCTGTAGCCTGACAAAAGCTTACATAGACCTTTGGCCAGTACTTATTTGGGCATCCATTTGGATAAACATTGGAGGCCACCGGCTCAGTAGTATTGGCATCAACTAGGCCATCTCCGTCAAAATCCCAATTGTACTTTACGCCTAAATCAAAGTCGGTAAATTTTTCCATTGCGCCAGAATACTCTTTAATACTGTTATCAGTCGGATCAATTACCTTACCGCCAAGATATCTGGCTACGAAATAGACTTCATCGCTGGCCAAAGTTACATTTAGGCCTGAGGCCGTATTGACTGCATTTTTAATCTTTACGGAGGGCACCACATCGGAGTTAAAATTAAGATTTATTCGAGTGGTAGCGACTCCAGTTGCATTTGTAGTGGCGCTGGCAGTTTGTAGTTCCTTATTGCCCATCATAAAGGCAAACTCTACTGTTTGACCTTCAATGGGATTTCCATCTTCATCCGTAAGTTTTGCACTAAGTGTGACGTTGTCACCCTGGCAGGCTTGGGTGGCTCCAATATAGGTAACGTTTACCTCACCAATTTGGGTAAAAGTAACAGGCACAACCCTCTGTAGGCTCAAAAGTGCCCATTCTGTACAGAGATTGTTGTCTCCCCATAGGCATCCGCTCCAATAATTTTGATCTGGAATACCATTAAAATCTATGTCTATATCCTGTTTTTCTGTACAGATTGTATTTGCAAATTCATTATACCAGTCAACTCCATCGACATATTTGATACCTAGAGCACCCAATCCCTTTACTAAATTAAAGATAGCGTGGTAATTGCTAGCTCCGTTACCACCATCTCTCCAACCAGGATCTGAATTGGGATCATTCCAATGTCTTGCAACATAATCAACTGCAGCCTGGACCCTTGGTGTAACCATTGTGTCGCCAAGGAAGTAAAATTCATACAACTCATGTCCAGTTTTCAATATATTGACCCAATTAAATGGATCAGAGTATCCTTGGCCTCCATCGTTGTCGTCTCCGTCTACCGGATTTTGGAGGTAATTGACATAATCATTGAGTTCATCTTTTACCCATTGAGGCACCACAACCGAGAAGCCATAGGTAGGAGTCTGGGCAAAGCCCAAACCAAATGATACCCAACCAGTATTTGATGCGTCGGAATCCCCTGAATTAGCAGTATAACGCCACCCTCCTCTTGCGGTACCACTGTCATTCTGGGCAAATGCGAGGTAATCTACTGCATCCTGTAATATGTCATTTAAGGTATCATTGACGCCATCGCCATCTACATCTATCGATGTCATTAAAAATTCTTGAGTGTTATTGGCATCAAAATCTAGATCAAAGCTACTGCCACTCTGAAGATTGGGACAACGGCTACTTGCAATAGCCATCATTGCTATACCAGCTTCGTAAATCTCTTTATCGTAATAAAATACCACACCTGCTCCATCTCCATCGACATCTGGATCTCCAGCAGGCTGAACAGTCAGATTAACTATATGATCCTGAGAAAGGATATAACTAAGCCCCTTTATTGCGGCTGCACGAACATCCTTTTCAAACGCTGTGGAATTTGATGTCACCCCCTGACAAATAGTTTTTCCATTTGCCGCTAAATAGTCTTCCAGAATGGTTACCGCTAAACCTGTCTCAGCCACCTTATAGTTCCAACCCCAAGAACCATCAAGATTTTGTTGATCCAAAAGCCAATTAACTCCCATTTCGATCATATTCGTAACATTAGCCGACTTTGGACCAGTGATTCCTCCACATTGAGCATGAACAAGTGAGGATTGAAAAAAAACCAAGGCAAAAAGACACACCAATACCCCTATACCTTTTTTAGTATACATTGGGCCCTCCTTAGACCTTATATTAGGATTTTTTTTACGATTTAGTGGAAAATAGTTCTTGCGTGGGTTAATGGCTTACCCCCTCCACTCCTTCTAATTTAGAAAAATTAGCATTACTGAAAAGTGTTGTCAACACAAAATCTAACAGATGCAGGTCATTACTAAGAATATTTTTTCACTTTCTAAAACAAAAAATAAAATTACAAATTTGTAATTAATTTGCGGGGCTAATAAGAAAATTCAGCTAATAGAAGATGGTTAGAGTTAGTGTTTTTTCCAAAAATTAATAGACTATCAAAAAATATTTAAAGTCCTTTCAAATAAGGACACATTATTAATAAATCAAACAACATCACTAAGTTACATCAGGCTATAAGAGTTACTTTTTTATGGTCTTTTTTATGTTAACTTCCATCTTCATTGATTTATTATTCATTTTGTGTAAACTTTCTTTAAGTAACAATTTTAATGCCATTTCTAAAAGGAGGGGTCTGAAAAATGAAAAAAGTATTAGGGACTTTAGCCGTATTTTTTGTCTTCATGGCATTCTTAGTACCAGACACTGCCCATTCTATTCCCACAAAATTGACAATCAGGGTCAAGGCCAAAGATGCCAAGTTCATTGGTTCATCCATGGGTGGGGCGTTTGTCCTGGTTAAGGACGTCATGACAGGAGAGGTATTGGCTAAAGGTTTCACCAAAGGTGGAACTGGCAATACAAAGCTACTCATGAAGACGCCAATTGCTCGTGGAGTAAAGATCGGTGAAAAGGCAGCAAAGTTCGATGCCATATTAGACATCGATGAGCCCAAAAAAGTGGAGATAATTGCTCAGGCCCCTTATGCACAGCCCCAGGCCATGCAAAAGGTGTCAGTAACAACGTGGGTCATTCCTGGAAAGGACATTACTGGTGACGGCATCATCCTGGAACTTCCAGGCTATGTAGTGGATATACTCAATCCCAGTGCCCACACAATGATAAAGGGCGCAGCCAAAATCAAGCTCACAGCATCTGTTACCCCTATGTGTGGATGCCCTGTGAGCCCAAAGACCTTTTGGCACCCAGATGCAATTGAGGTCGCTGCCATTGTTAAAAAGAACAACAAGATCGTTGACACGATCCCCATGAAATTTTCAGGTAAGACCAACATCTTCGAAGCAGACCTGGATCTTACTCAAAAGGGTGCATACACCATTACAGTCTATGCATTTGACAAGGAGACCGGAAACACTGGTGTGGATATGACCAGTGTCATAATCCTTAAAAAATAGATTCAAAGGAATTTTTTCCAAACATCTAACGAGAAAGTCAAACCAAAAAGTTTTCCCCTGTGGCGCCCCACAGGGGAAAACTATGTACGAAGCATTTTCACCTAGGCCACTATTCAATGCTAAAAATAGAAAATCGTACTGGATCGTAACTCATCAAAAAGAGCGACACCCTAAAGCCCTGCTCATAATCTACAGTGACACAGGGTATATCTACGAAGAATCCTTGTGCCCCGTCGCGGATCGTAGCTGCATTTTGAGTACTGGTAGCCCCTGCGCTCCCATCGATGGCCTGCACGAACTTTACTCCAAAGCTAACTGGATCATGGCCTTCAAGCCCAAGATCAGCAGTAATATACTGCCCGTTAAACTCAATCAGAGGAATAGTGAGGGTGCCTGACGCCGGTTCGAAAACCGCACAGTTCATGAATCTATCCTGTAACCAAGACGCCTGGCCAGCCTGAGATGGGAGAAAATATCTGGTACTTACGTGGTAGAGCCTTTGATGGACTGAATCGTCCTCAAGCCAGAACAACGCAGTCCTGGTAGCCTTTATATATGTAATAATACTACGTTCAAAACCTTCAGAAGATGTTGGAATCTTATATAGCTTGTCAGATGCCAAGTCGTATAGATAGCCCTCATCGTAACGGATGAAGGTAATAAAACGACCGTCCTCGCTAAAATCCCAGTTTGATATGCCATATTCACGATTAATTACAGTTTTGGTCTCGCCAGTAGCCAACTTTTGGACATATATCGAGGTAGATTTACCAAAATCACCTATGTAGCTCATGGCAACGAAGCCGTTTCTATAAATGGTTTTTCCTATGGCGCTATCGCCAAGTTTGACGTCCTCGCCTGTCTGGAGATTTATGAGATAATGCCCCCCCATTCCGTCATCTGAAATGGTAATATAGGGGTATTCAAATGAGGTAACCCCATAATAGGTATGGCCGCCAATGGCCTTAGAGGAAAAAGAATAATTTGCGTCTGTCAAAACAAGCCCATATGCATCCCATACAACAACCTCTGGTCCATTTTCTGCCAGGCACATGTGCCCGTCTAGGAAATATCTAACCCCCAGAAAGGAAGGTTCTTTAAAATCAGTTAAATTTTTAAAAGTACCATTAGCAAACGTATACATTTTGAGATTGACTACTACGGGATATACTTCATTTTCATAGAATACCCATGTTATGCCGTCTTTGGATACCTTGGGGTAGTCATTGAAGATGTTGGTAGTTTTACTATCGGTCAGCTTCCTGGGTTCCATATACCTCATTCCATCAATCCAATAAAAAACGTCTGAATAATAAGTACACTTTCCCTCTGGGTCTTTCTCACAGGAATTGATGGAAAAGCCCACAATATTGCCGTAGGCATTGAGACGTGAAAAACTCACATCGTCATTTCGATTGATCTCATATACCAACCTTTTGACAACGAAGTCCTTCGGCCATGGAGTCACCTTTTGATCAAATGAATCGCTATAACTTGACTGAGAAAAAGAGTTAGACACTAATATGAAGACAAACCAAAATGCCGTGAAAAATAAAGTTCTTTTCATTGTATTAACTCCTTTACCAGATCTATTTAAGCTCATACTACACGACACCAGGATAATATGCTGTAATCACGAAAAATTTACCCTGTACAGGGTAACAGGTAGAAGGAAGAGGGGAGAAGGGAGAAGCATAAATTGCTGATACCACTTCCTATGGGCCACTGGGTGGAACTTGGAGTAGGGGTTGCCAGGTTTTCCTGCAGGCCTGCAGGCAATAGTATCAGCTTTTGCCAAGCTTCTACCTTCTACCTTCTTCCTTCTTCCTAATAACTGTATCATGAATTGTCAGAATGTGGATTAAGGCCCACCAGCAATCTCTGTGACCCTTCCGATAATGGAGCCACTTACTCCAGTTAGTACTGTCTCAGATGCCCAGTTTTCCTCTGTCTCTGGCTCGTAGCTCCTCCACGTACCTTTGTAATCGAAGGAGCCAGTCACGTGGCTATTCTCAACATCCATATTGAAAATCAAGTTTGCCGTAGAAGAGATTGGAAGTTTGACTTTTACAAAATTGATTTCAAAGTTTTCACCGTATCCACACTCAGATCGTCCCTCTATTGGTTTATTGTCTACATAGACAAGCGCCTTATTATCAGGAGAACACTCTGCATAGACGACAATATCGCTAAAGGCTGCGCTTTCACTGATGGTGGATGTATGAGGGCCACCTAAAAGAGAATCAAAATATATTGTAACTCTATAAGTTAAACTGAGTGAGGTATCTACAACCATCTTAATCTTTCTTTCCTCTAAAGAGGGCTTAACCGTAAATCTAAAAATGCCAGTTGCCTGGCTCTTTTCCTGATTCTTTAGTCCTGAGATTATCTTTTCATTTGGAGAAACGTATTTTGAACCCAGGAACTTTTCGACCAAACCCTGGTCGTCCCAAATGGAAGATTGGACGGTTATGGTTACTGGAACACCGTTTGGATAGTTGGTAAAATAGTCTGGCCAAACTATGTCATCAAACTCTGAAATCGAAAAAGATAAAGGTCTGTTGACGGCGTCTATTGAAAGCTTCTTTATGACGTAATCAGTTTGACCATCTGGCATTTGAATAAAGATTCTGACGTAATTTGCGAAGGTCCAAACTTTTATCTCAGAATCAAGCTTTATGTCGCCCTCAGTAATATCGTAGAGATCTGGTTCGAATAGATAAGTGGCATAATAAACGTATTCACTAAGTCTTTTAACATATTCCATATACATAGACGCCCGCTTTTCTTCCTCCACATACTTTGAAAAGAGCTCTCTTAACGTGTAGCCATTTCGTTCCAAATAAGCAGAAACTGCATCGTCTTCCAATGAAGGAATATCACAGTATCCATTGATCCAACATTCCTGTTCCTCGACTGGAAGTGTTTTAAAATAGTTCCATTTTCCTTGTAGGAGAGTCCAATCCAGATATTGTTTGAAAACATCTATGAAAGCTGCCTCCAATTGGAGCAAGAATATTGAAGGGCCTACCACAGGAATCTGTCCTATTGCTTCGCTTCCAACGAGATTGGCAAATTCGATTAGGCCACCACTTATATCTCCATTTGTAAATTTTTCAGCTACTGCATAGGCACTCGATGCTGGAATTCCAGCTTGTTGTTCAGCTATCTGCTGAAGCGTCTTGCCAAATGCCTTGAGTGTTGCTGAATTAAAGTCTTGTCTAATGTCTGCTTTTGCTGAAACAGAAAAGGCCAAGAAACATAAGATAAAAATTGCCTTCCTCATATCCCCTCCTCAAATCTTGCAACTATTATCCCAAATTATGCACTGCGAAAGAGGGCAAAAATGAATTTTCTTTTTATATCAAATAGTTGTCCTATTGGTAGCGCTTGCTTGGCATTCACTTTTTTGGTGAAGCAATATTCCTGCTGTTTTTGCCCTCTTTCGCAGCCCTACGGGATTGGCGATTTTGCCCGGGTCTCTTTGTTGCTCGGGGCTCGAAGTACCCCACAGTACGTCTTCGCCCCTCGCGCCTCGCATCTTGGGCAAACTCGCCAATTGCATAATTTGGGATTATTTTCACTGGGGAAAATACCTGCTTCCCGCTCTTTACATAAGGAAGCTCCTCCCTTTTCCCTCTTTTCCCTTTTCATACTACAGAGTAGTATACTAATTGGCATATAAATGTTTCTTACAATTAAAATTACAAAATATACTAAAATAACAATTATGCAAATCACTCTAATTAGGCAGAAGGAAGAAAGGAGAAGGAAGAAGCAAGCCCTGTCTGTACAAAAGCCAGAGGCCCTCCCTTCTAGCTTCAACTCAAAAGTTCCAAAGCTCTTTTCCTTCAACTCAAAACTCATAACTCAAAACTCAACACTTCTGAAATGCTCAAAACTCAACACTTTTAAAAAGCTTCTTCCTTCTACCTTCTACCTATTCTTATTTTCATCCACGAGGGTGACGAATTCGGTCGTCATGATAGTTTAATGTAGATATTATTGGATCATGTTTGTCCTGGAGGTCAATTCTTCAACCTAGACTGAAACATGAGATGGGATACGAAAATTTGAAAATGCAAGAATATATCCAGAACTTGATAAAAAATTATACCCAAAACGGACTCCCCTGCTTTTCAGACACCGTTCTCAGACTGGCTTCTCTAGACCCTGATGATGAAATATCTATTGAAAAACTTTCGGCCATTATCCTTGAAGACATTGGCCTGACTGCAAGGGTCATACAAACGGTCAACTCTTTTTATTACAGACGAACTGGACAAGAAGTAACATCAGTTACCCAGGCTGTAGTTCTACTTGGCTTCAACACCATTAGAGAAATTGCCCTCAATATGGCTGTCCTAGACCTTGCTGAGAAAAAAGGAGATAAGGTGCTGCTTGGACTCATCTTGGCATCCTTCATAGGGGCCCACCTCGCTCAAGAACTGCTTGATAATGAAAGTGGGCTCAATAAGGAATCTATGATGGTGGCTGGTCTCTTCTTTTCACTTGGAAGGATCATA
This window encodes:
- a CDS encoding Ig-like domain-containing protein, which produces MYTKKGIGVLVCLFALVFFQSSLVHAQCGGITGPKSANVTNMIEMGVNWLLDQQNLDGSWGWNYKVAETGLAVTILEDYLAANGKTICQGVTSNSTAFEKDVRAAAIKGLSYILSQDHIVNLTVQPAGDPDVDGDGAGVVFYYDKEIYEAGIAMMAIASSRCPNLQSGSSFDLDFDANNTQEFLMTSIDVDGDGVNDTLNDILQDAVDYLAFAQNDSGTARGGWRYTANSGDSDASNTGWVSFGLGFAQTPTYGFSVVVPQWVKDELNDYVNYLQNPVDGDDNDGGQGYSDPFNWVNILKTGHELYEFYFLGDTMVTPRVQAAVDYVARHWNDPNSDPGWRDGGNGASNYHAIFNLVKGLGALGIKYVDGVDWYNEFANTICTEKQDIDIDFNGIPDQNYWSGCLWGDNNLCTEWALLSLQRVVPVTFTQIGEVNVTYIGATQACQGDNVTLSAKLTDEDGNPIEGQTVEFAFMMGNKELQTASATTNATGVATTRINLNFNSDVVPSVKIKNAVNTASGLNVTLASDEVYFVARYLGGKVIDPTDNSIKEYSGAMEKFTDFDLGVKYNWDFDGDGLVDANTTEPVASNVYPNGCPNKYWPKVYVSFCQATDTNWSEPARLMVEPEGLFITNAYFLDTNRIQVVFNMPIDPTSVDNTDFNLWVPENRKIPAQGTDEEIKIEDINGNSVTLHIINYSWNWNDEGYICLSDYGVIRASDGITVNKTSCEECETHIGPAPNVRLGVFDTDCDKQIDHFALYYSDGFGGETPGTILNDISMSIKTDRLSGIWNRPYSWQINNITLINDKTLWIEVAEAGYFDDIGRTSSFAVSVNSMGKLTDGAGNPLDLDMFGYHIPLYIWPERFNLCEPKIVGAFFEGCSIRVEVSGILDPSSIDPEDFNLVVGTNSTAYEISGISINSWRNTTNVYLSPTSCTDCFDCTLGGSVAFSDNGVVNTQPAGEFGLIADNNSTTPFPIESCKVGRPYIDSFAMDTNCDGMIDQIILYAGCDNQFVGNLAADANVTVHTESIFGRPLDWIVTGKALTDDRHLVINVEPSGFRDAEAMPVIELGLNGTGLMLSNVSIDGTYVVNRLVKKELGEQLQSWYDVMTNQLHVYANLPYSSYQCTYPGNCYQTISSDGLLIPANRTPDQDFNGTNIDLTGATYVNIPECGYGDIVIQLANNALKKPANGEGQLQYTVGLTPNHALEYAELGLPVSNQLTSTFWAPFYEINNGNAFVMDIEGSVTANGTKTLEGAAVSAWVMKKQAMRVVYLNYGGLSYRLYVDPAQFNEAYSNHLVSTFYLKFRKGVPVAITPTADLAADEWKAEAVQFYPDEDVIKKGNEVIGFVPHFWAPWHAYCEYDWCSASPISREYTDANGHYLIHVVNNVSAGDPVILTVTKRTEYGFVTVPVTGIQSGDTGFFINFNAVYNKDEGQAFTHDINLAHSNRAPINVYSYPNGMRLYLFGVPVKKAYYKTLADIPTYIPADWPRVNTTGHISEVPVKMLGDVPVAGLLVPANFILGSDGSGIHYAANGVGSFTTFLGGHAYIVGRNYDYYPTGGQFSALLSYHDNPVQLYFFGEPLTGADILNLTAGGLNNGWYVLYNWSNASVGDLISNQNIDYVMTLTDGGYRSQNDASTGDLPAANVHEMLIIHTNNAATWPISSVTP